One window from the genome of Breoghania sp. L-A4 encodes:
- a CDS encoding BA14K family protein, with protein sequence MPGVRKKITSSWAAIATSALIAATSIVPAQAQLSAPQIAAAAGNAASAPFAAQNNLVIQVSDDRRYGPRAYSPNWRVRDRNYRHRRNYRRHRNNDGAAIVGGIVGLTTGLILGGALNRPYYNDRDYGRYYDPYYGRSRTYYRPAPPPPVYRGRHAAWSPEWYAYCARKYRSFNPRTGYYLAYSGQYRFCR encoded by the coding sequence ATGCCCGGCGTTCGAAAAAAGATCACGTCATCATGGGCGGCCATCGCGACAAGCGCCCTGATCGCCGCGACATCCATTGTTCCGGCCCAGGCACAACTGTCCGCGCCGCAAATCGCGGCTGCGGCCGGCAACGCGGCCAGCGCGCCTTTTGCGGCGCAAAACAACCTGGTCATTCAGGTGAGCGATGACCGGCGCTACGGACCGCGCGCTTACTCCCCCAATTGGCGCGTGCGAGACCGCAACTATCGCCACCGCCGCAACTACCGGCGCCATCGCAACAACGACGGTGCGGCCATCGTCGGCGGCATCGTGGGACTGACAACCGGTCTGATCCTGGGCGGCGCGCTGAACCGCCCCTACTACAACGACCGCGACTATGGCCGCTACTATGATCCGTACTATGGCCGGTCGCGCACCTATTACCGTCCCGCGCCGCCGCCGCCGGTCTACCGCGGCCGCCACGCGGCCTGGAGCCCGGAATGGTATGCCTATTGCGCCCGCAAATACCGCAGCTTCAATCCGCGGACCGGATATTATCTCGCCTATTCCGGCCAGTACCGGTTCTGCCGCTGA
- a CDS encoding MFS transporter — MGIGALSDRIGRERAWSVALLGFAGCYAALLLIAHRPEAWLMYTMVMLQGLFGYGIAALYGVIPADIFGGRRFASIFSVMTLGGNLGAGTGPWITGYLYDVTGSYAPGFGLCLLCSLAALGCIWMASPRKIRLAAGPAERRAAARAAPLL; from the coding sequence ATCGGCATCGGCGCGCTGTCTGACCGCATCGGCCGCGAGCGGGCGTGGAGCGTGGCGTTGCTGGGATTCGCCGGCTGCTACGCCGCGCTGCTGCTGATCGCGCATCGCCCGGAGGCGTGGCTGATGTACACGATGGTGATGCTGCAGGGGCTGTTCGGCTATGGCATCGCGGCGCTATATGGCGTCATTCCCGCCGATATTTTCGGCGGCCGGCGGTTCGCCTCGATCTTTTCGGTGATGACGCTGGGCGGCAATCTCGGCGCGGGCACCGGCCCCTGGATCACCGGCTATCTCTATGACGTCACCGGGTCCTACGCGCCCGGATTTGGCCTGTGCCTGCTGTGCAGCCTTGCGGCGCTCGGCTGTATCTGGATGGCCAGCCCGCGCAAGATCCGGCTTGCGGCCGGACCGGCCGAGCGGCGCGCCGCGGCACGCGCCGCGCCGTTGCTGTGA